One genomic region from Evansella sp. LMS18 encodes:
- a CDS encoding sigma-70 family RNA polymerase sigma factor, whose protein sequence is MDLVERLRNGEESALNELMQLYGNELLRTAVLLVKDHYLAEEIVQDTFVTAFQKMEQLEDGSKLKGWLVIITVNGCRARMRKWSWKNIFLAKKEAAFNQLAETDPLPEAALLTAQRNELLHKGIQSLAYHYREAITLFYFHELPIREISEMLQENENTVKTRIARGRRLLKDFLERGDEDDEHERRAKES, encoded by the coding sequence GTGGATTTGGTTGAGCGATTGCGTAACGGAGAGGAAAGCGCTTTGAATGAGCTGATGCAGCTTTACGGTAATGAACTGCTAAGGACAGCAGTGCTGCTTGTGAAAGACCATTATTTAGCAGAAGAAATTGTCCAGGATACATTTGTCACAGCGTTTCAGAAAATGGAGCAGCTGGAAGATGGCAGCAAATTAAAAGGCTGGCTCGTTATCATCACTGTTAACGGCTGCAGGGCGAGAATGAGAAAGTGGAGCTGGAAAAACATTTTTCTGGCAAAAAAAGAAGCAGCATTCAATCAGCTCGCAGAAACTGACCCTCTGCCTGAAGCCGCCCTCCTGACAGCCCAGAGAAATGAACTTTTACATAAAGGCATCCAGTCTCTCGCCTATCATTACAGAGAGGCAATCACACTATTTTATTTCCATGAGCTGCCCATCAGGGAGATCTCTGAAATGCTTCAGGAAAACGAGAACACGGTAAAAACAAGAATCGCCCGCGGACGCAGGCTGTTAAAGGATTTTTTGGAGAGAGGGGATGAGGATGATGAACACGAGAGAAGAGCAAAGGAAAGCTAA
- a CDS encoding SDR family oxidoreductase produces MAKTIFITGAGTGLGKGTALGLAKEGHRVIATVEIFPQVTALREAAEAEGVDIEVFKMDITDPEDQALMHKYDFDIFVANAAINEGGPISEVPVDKLREIMEVNVFSTLETAQIAAEKFVEKRSGKIVFLSSMAGLMASAYTGLYAASKHALEAIAKTMKEEMEHFGVQVATINPGPFNTGFNDRAAEAKWRWYHEDIHFSPKEEMQKVDEGMSDQFDPEDMIAKMVEVIPKDSHKFRTAYPPETEKQMKEEEAENWEKDI; encoded by the coding sequence ATGGCAAAAACAATCTTTATTACCGGAGCAGGAACGGGTCTTGGTAAGGGGACCGCTTTAGGTCTTGCAAAGGAAGGCCACCGTGTGATCGCAACCGTGGAAATTTTTCCCCAGGTAACTGCTTTGCGGGAAGCTGCGGAAGCGGAAGGTGTTGATATTGAAGTTTTTAAGATGGATATCACTGATCCCGAAGACCAGGCCCTTATGCATAAATACGATTTTGATATTTTTGTGGCCAATGCAGCGATTAATGAAGGCGGGCCGATCAGCGAAGTGCCGGTGGATAAGCTGCGGGAGATCATGGAAGTGAACGTCTTCAGCACGCTGGAAACGGCACAGATTGCCGCTGAAAAATTTGTTGAAAAGCGGTCTGGAAAAATCGTTTTCCTATCCTCCATGGCAGGGCTGATGGCATCTGCTTATACAGGGCTTTATGCAGCTTCCAAGCATGCACTTGAGGCGATTGCAAAAACAATGAAGGAAGAAATGGAGCATTTCGGGGTTCAGGTAGCAACGATTAACCCAGGGCCATTCAATACAGGCTTCAACGACCGTGCTGCCGAAGCGAAATGGAGATGGTACCATGAGGATATCCATTTCTCTCCGAAAGAAGAAATGCAAAAAGTGGACGAGGGTATGTCCGACCAGTTTGACCCGGAAGATATGATTGCGAAGATGGTGGAAGTCATCCCGAAAGATTCCCATAAATTCCGCACAGCATACCCGCCGGAAACAGAGAAACAAATGAAGGAAGAAGAAGCGGAAAACTGGGAGAAAGATATTTAA
- a CDS encoding response regulator transcription factor encodes MRVFAVEDDEQIVKEMQSRLKQWGFEVIVPDDFNDIMTSFREAEPGIVLMDIQLPAYDGYYWCRQIRSESTVPIVFLSSRDHPLDVVMAMQLGGDDYIQKPYNMEVLTAKLQAVARRTYEYQEPPRHNPAWNGATLHMEKGLLIRGEHTVELTKNELYILAILLEHRDEIVTRDALIRKLWDDERFVNDNTLTVNVGRLRQKVADIGLEGAIVTKKGLGYMAVTIEK; translated from the coding sequence ATGCGAGTATTTGCGGTAGAGGATGATGAGCAAATCGTTAAGGAGATGCAATCCCGCCTGAAGCAATGGGGATTTGAAGTGATAGTGCCGGATGATTTCAACGACATAATGACTTCGTTCAGAGAAGCTGAACCAGGAATTGTGCTGATGGATATTCAGCTCCCAGCCTATGACGGCTACTACTGGTGCCGGCAGATTCGCAGTGAGTCCACTGTGCCGATAGTATTCTTATCATCTAGGGACCACCCGCTGGACGTCGTTATGGCGATGCAGCTTGGGGGAGATGATTACATACAAAAGCCATATAATATGGAAGTGCTGACAGCGAAGCTTCAGGCAGTAGCACGGAGGACGTACGAATATCAGGAGCCCCCGCGTCATAATCCAGCCTGGAACGGGGCGACGCTCCATATGGAAAAAGGACTTCTCATCAGAGGAGAACATACTGTGGAGCTTACTAAGAATGAATTATACATATTAGCGATTCTTCTGGAGCATCGCGATGAAATAGTGACGAGAGATGCACTGATCAGAAAGCTTTGGGATGATGAACGTTTCGTTAACGACAACACGCTGACAGTAAATGTCGGGAGGCTCCGCCAGAAAGTAGCGGATATAGGGCTTGAAGGGGCAATCGTTACAAAGAAAGGACTCGGCTATATGGCGGTGACAATAGAGAAATGA
- a CDS encoding HAMP domain-containing sensor histidine kinase, giving the protein MKMWKRYVRERRSWIAAFTVVLLFSNLLFWLDGGLDMSGVSVFYFNLVLAVLFILFFAWRFKRETAYWNELEKMEEEPFSAWEELLPEARFPSEKAVNDVLLQGLEMSRESADEMEKRYVLKTSDIEAWVHEMKTPLTAMKLQLEPDLADERFRKIEREWARLFFLLEQQLYLVRLPSIEHDTVMEKTTVKNLVFSEIKAFSSICRERGIGFDVEGEEMEVTTDVKWGRFIIHQLLSNAIKYSPDGSEILITAKHDGSNHVLEVTDKGSGIEARDMPRVFEKGYTGQAGRKQNASTGLGLYLAKNAAGQLKISLSLQSVPGKGTTATVRFYQPDHFQAPLRSM; this is encoded by the coding sequence ATGAAAATGTGGAAAAGATATGTGAGAGAGCGGCGAAGCTGGATTGCCGCTTTTACTGTTGTGCTCCTTTTTTCCAATCTCCTCTTCTGGCTTGACGGAGGTCTCGATATGAGCGGGGTTTCCGTCTTTTACTTCAATCTTGTGCTGGCAGTTTTGTTCATCTTGTTTTTCGCCTGGCGTTTTAAGCGGGAAACAGCTTACTGGAACGAGCTTGAAAAAATGGAAGAAGAACCGTTTTCAGCGTGGGAAGAGCTCCTGCCGGAAGCACGTTTCCCCTCGGAAAAAGCAGTGAATGACGTGCTGCTTCAAGGCCTTGAGATGTCCAGGGAGTCTGCAGATGAGATGGAAAAACGATACGTGCTGAAAACGAGTGACATTGAGGCCTGGGTTCATGAGATGAAGACGCCATTAACAGCGATGAAGCTGCAGCTGGAGCCGGATCTTGCCGACGAACGTTTCCGGAAAATCGAAAGAGAATGGGCAAGGTTATTTTTTCTTCTGGAGCAGCAGCTTTATCTTGTGAGGCTCCCCTCGATAGAACATGATACAGTGATGGAGAAAACGACGGTGAAAAACCTTGTTTTTTCTGAGATCAAAGCTTTCTCGTCTATTTGCCGAGAGCGGGGAATCGGTTTTGACGTGGAGGGGGAGGAGATGGAAGTTACTACAGATGTAAAATGGGGCAGATTTATTATCCACCAGCTCCTTTCCAATGCAATTAAATACAGCCCGGACGGTTCTGAAATACTGATCACCGCTAAACATGACGGTTCTAACCATGTCCTTGAAGTTACCGACAAAGGCAGCGGCATTGAGGCAAGGGATATGCCCCGGGTGTTTGAAAAAGGATATACAGGACAGGCGGGCCGGAAACAGAACGCTTCTACGGGGCTTGGCCTCTATCTGGCTAAGAATGCCGCGGGCCAGCTGAAGATTTCTTTATCCCTCCAGTCTGTCCCTGGCAAAGGGACGACTGCCACAGTTCGGTTTTACCAGCCTGATCATTTCCAGGCGCCGCTTCGATCCATGTGA
- a CDS encoding ABC transporter ATP-binding protein, whose product MAEKQESGQPLLVAKDIRKVFGSRKRTNEVLKGLDLTVEPGEFVGVMGASGAGKTTFLNVLATIDRPTSGTITIDGKDIVKMKDKALSKFRRSSLGFIFQDYNLLDTLTAKENILLPLSLGNPSKKEAEETYSQLVRTLSIEDVGGQYPHELSGGQKQRVSAARALIHKPKILFADEPTGALDSKSAAMLLGKMEELNIKQKVTIMMVSHDPLASSYCSRVLFLRDGRLYTELYRGERTRQEFFSDILNVQGVLGGEVHASH is encoded by the coding sequence ATGGCTGAAAAACAAGAATCAGGACAGCCGCTGCTGGTGGCTAAAGATATTCGTAAAGTATTCGGGTCGCGCAAACGGACAAATGAAGTTTTGAAAGGTCTGGATTTAACCGTGGAACCCGGGGAATTTGTAGGGGTAATGGGAGCTTCAGGCGCAGGGAAAACCACTTTCCTGAATGTGCTCGCAACCATTGACAGGCCGACATCAGGAACGATAACTATAGATGGAAAAGACATTGTGAAAATGAAAGATAAAGCACTTTCCAAGTTTCGCAGAAGCTCGCTAGGCTTTATTTTTCAGGACTATAACCTGCTCGATACCCTAACGGCAAAGGAGAATATTCTCCTGCCTCTGTCACTCGGGAACCCATCGAAAAAAGAGGCGGAGGAAACGTACAGCCAGCTCGTCAGAACCTTGTCTATTGAGGACGTGGGAGGACAGTACCCGCATGAGCTTTCAGGGGGGCAGAAGCAGCGGGTATCTGCAGCACGGGCATTGATCCATAAGCCAAAAATTCTATTTGCAGATGAGCCTACAGGGGCGCTTGATTCTAAATCAGCGGCCATGCTCCTTGGAAAAATGGAGGAGCTGAACATTAAACAAAAGGTAACGATCATGATGGTGTCGCATGATCCTCTGGCTTCGAGCTATTGCAGCCGGGTTTTATTTCTCCGGGACGGCAGGCTTTACACAGAGCTGTACCGCGGGGAGCGGACTCGCCAGGAGTTCTTCAGTGACATTTTAAATGTGCAAGGGGTACTGGGGGGAGAAGTCCATGCGTCTCACTGA
- a CDS encoding FtsX-like permease family protein gives MRLTDLVWRNMLQNMKQYYLYFFSLIFSIMLYFIFSTLQYDDVISMAIRESGFMSAAFRTGVIFLAVIMLVFVLYAKALFYKRRGREIGLYQLIGLSKGQVSRMLIIENFLLLAGAAAAGTVLGLIFARLFLLLFVKVLQVDAEVTLQFSADALLQTGVLFLLILVLTTLQIILIIRKHTLTELFRSKEEGEGIRKVRPVTQAVMAILGLSLTGFGYWFSGNMLNQFLFINMLVVLFTVILGTFLLFSVTISWVLERIRTNANGHLSFKNALSIAPVIHRMKSNAKLLTLITTLSAVTLTLVTVAYSLYYSSAEEARQMYPHDFLFTEDGWEEAAEFVGMLHNEGVEYSAVSIDTVITDVSLSNFNQGFGFEVEEWHLRIAPENQLQAAGIDVEVAEGEGVFFGTFGPDMDVSMATAVVGDIEIDLLEGRNRYALNIDTNNGLIAVDEETFQYIDLGKETFAAVNVADDGERERANEIYHSIYPLEDGTTGLVTFVEQMRSAREMAGMFIFIAGFLGVVFLAATGSILYFKQMTEVEEEKGSYRTLRQLGFTVEEVLGGISRKQLLFFTLPLAIGILHSYFAVQSVSFLFRTSIVVPVAICLIVYTLIYAFFYLLSLVNTRQEIKSVLSK, from the coding sequence ATGCGTCTCACTGATCTTGTCTGGAGAAATATGCTGCAAAATATGAAGCAGTATTATTTGTATTTTTTCTCGCTCATCTTCAGTATCATGCTTTATTTTATATTCAGTACGCTGCAGTATGATGATGTGATCAGCATGGCGATTCGGGAATCGGGCTTTATGTCTGCCGCGTTTCGAACAGGCGTTATTTTCCTTGCTGTAATTATGCTTGTTTTCGTCTTGTACGCAAAAGCATTGTTCTATAAAAGGCGAGGCAGAGAAATAGGGCTGTACCAGTTAATCGGCTTATCTAAAGGGCAGGTCTCCAGAATGCTTATAATCGAGAACTTCCTGCTTCTCGCAGGAGCGGCCGCCGCGGGTACGGTATTAGGCCTCATTTTTGCGAGGTTGTTTCTGCTGCTGTTTGTAAAAGTGCTGCAGGTTGATGCAGAAGTTACACTGCAGTTTTCAGCAGATGCGCTTCTCCAGACAGGGGTGTTATTTCTCCTCATTCTTGTGCTGACAACACTTCAGATTATCTTAATCATTCGGAAACATACACTAACTGAGCTATTCCGTTCCAAGGAAGAAGGAGAAGGAATCCGGAAAGTTCGCCCGGTGACACAGGCGGTTATGGCCATACTCGGACTTTCGCTGACAGGGTTTGGTTACTGGTTTTCCGGTAATATGCTTAACCAGTTTTTATTCATTAACATGCTTGTGGTGCTGTTCACGGTAATATTAGGGACGTTTTTATTATTCAGTGTAACAATCAGCTGGGTTCTGGAGCGGATTCGGACGAATGCGAACGGGCATTTATCATTTAAAAATGCGTTGTCGATTGCCCCGGTCATTCACCGGATGAAAAGTAATGCAAAGCTGTTGACGCTGATAACCACCCTTTCTGCGGTCACACTCACTTTAGTAACGGTCGCTTATTCCCTTTATTATTCATCGGCAGAAGAAGCGCGCCAGATGTATCCCCATGATTTTCTATTTACAGAAGACGGGTGGGAAGAGGCGGCAGAATTTGTGGGTATGCTTCACAATGAAGGAGTTGAATACTCGGCCGTTTCCATTGATACAGTAATAACAGATGTCTCATTAAGCAATTTCAATCAAGGCTTTGGTTTTGAAGTGGAGGAATGGCATCTCAGAATTGCTCCGGAAAACCAGCTTCAGGCTGCAGGCATAGACGTGGAAGTGGCTGAAGGGGAAGGGGTGTTCTTCGGAACGTTCGGCCCTGACATGGATGTAAGTATGGCAACAGCAGTTGTAGGAGACATAGAAATTGATTTGTTGGAAGGAAGGAACCGCTACGCACTGAATATTGATACGAATAACGGTCTTATTGCTGTAGATGAAGAAACATTTCAGTACATTGATCTTGGGAAAGAAACGTTTGCGGCTGTTAATGTAGCAGATGACGGAGAGAGGGAACGTGCAAACGAAATATACCATAGCATTTATCCCCTTGAAGACGGAACGACGGGACTCGTTACTTTTGTGGAACAGATGCGAAGTGCCCGGGAAATGGCCGGTATGTTTATTTTTATAGCCGGATTTCTCGGAGTTGTGTTTCTGGCCGCAACAGGAAGTATATTGTATTTCAAGCAGATGACAGAGGTGGAAGAAGAAAAAGGAAGCTACAGGACACTGCGCCAGCTTGGGTTTACCGTAGAAGAAGTGCTCGGCGGAATCAGCCGGAAACAGCTGCTGTTTTTCACACTTCCTCTGGCGATAGGCATACTTCACAGTTATTTCGCAGTCCAGTCGGTAAGCTTTTTGTTCCGAACAAGTATTGTAGTGCCAGTGGCTATTTGCCTGATTGTATACACTCTGATCTATGCATTTTTCTATCTGCTCAGTTTAGTTAATACCCGGCAGGAGATCAAGTCGGTGCTGAGCAAGTAA
- a CDS encoding C39 family peptidase gives MTGTIIDTPFIEQMPELPRGCEVTSLAMLLQHAGLNPDKMQLAREVTKVPFKTDGLHGHLNDGFVGDMYSFETDGLGVYYQPIIELGEKYLPGKMINLTGCELDDIFSTVKNGLPVWVITNDTFAELEEKHFQHWQTKHGELAVTYRMHSVLVTGFDEDNVYINDPLHDKPNRPVPRSEFEKAWVQLGRQALSYKK, from the coding sequence ATGACTGGAACCATTATTGACACACCTTTCATTGAACAGATGCCCGAGCTTCCGAGAGGCTGTGAGGTGACAAGCCTGGCGATGCTTCTTCAGCATGCCGGGCTGAACCCTGACAAAATGCAGCTGGCGAGAGAGGTAACGAAAGTTCCTTTTAAAACTGACGGGCTGCACGGGCACCTGAATGATGGCTTTGTTGGAGATATGTATTCGTTTGAAACAGACGGGCTCGGAGTATATTATCAGCCCATTATAGAGCTGGGGGAGAAATACCTCCCGGGGAAGATGATAAATTTAACGGGGTGCGAACTTGACGATATTTTTTCCACGGTCAAAAATGGGCTTCCGGTCTGGGTTATCACGAATGATACATTTGCTGAGCTGGAGGAAAAACATTTTCAGCACTGGCAGACGAAGCACGGGGAACTGGCAGTTACATACCGGATGCACAGTGTACTCGTTACAGGCTTTGATGAGGATAATGTCTATATCAACGATCCGCTCCACGATAAACCGAACCGCCCTGTTCCCCGCTCCGAGTTTGAAAAAGCGTGGGTCCAGCTTGGGAGGCAGGCACTTTCATATAAGAAGTAA
- a CDS encoding 3-ketoacyl-ACP reductase: MQSLKGKKALITGGSRGIGRATALALAKEGVELGLIARTEQSFEQINQELKELDATFITAAADVSSEPEVQQGVEKIESELGQIDILINNAGIGTYGKFLNLTTDQWKKMLDINVMGIVHVTKAVLPGMIEKDKGDIINISSMSGLKGTKGSSAYSASKFAVIGMSEALMQEVRPHNIRVSVLTPSLVETDMTRGKENAERNPDKFTQAEDLAEYMVHQLKLEQRTFIKTAQMWATNPF; encoded by the coding sequence ATGCAATCTTTAAAAGGGAAAAAGGCGCTTATTACCGGCGGAAGCAGAGGCATCGGGCGTGCAACAGCACTTGCTCTTGCTAAAGAAGGAGTGGAGCTTGGTCTCATTGCCCGTACCGAGCAGAGTTTTGAACAGATAAACCAGGAACTCAAAGAACTTGATGCTACTTTCATTACCGCGGCTGCAGATGTGTCCAGCGAACCAGAAGTGCAGCAGGGAGTGGAAAAAATCGAGTCGGAACTCGGACAGATCGATATTCTCATTAATAACGCTGGAATTGGTACATACGGCAAGTTTCTCAATTTAACAACCGATCAGTGGAAAAAGATGCTGGATATTAATGTGATGGGTATTGTCCATGTCACGAAAGCCGTACTCCCGGGGATGATTGAAAAGGATAAAGGGGATATCATCAATATTTCTTCTATGTCAGGACTCAAGGGAACGAAAGGTTCAAGCGCATACAGTGCTTCGAAGTTCGCGGTTATCGGGATGAGTGAAGCACTCATGCAGGAGGTCCGTCCTCATAATATCCGGGTAAGCGTCCTGACGCCAAGCCTCGTGGAAACTGACATGACCAGGGGCAAAGAGAATGCGGAACGTAATCCGGACAAGTTCACCCAGGCGGAAGACCTTGCGGAATACATGGTGCATCAGCTGAAACTGGAACAAAGGACTTTTATTAAAACTGCGCAAATGTGGGCGACAAATCCATTTTAG
- a CDS encoding IS256 family transposase, with amino-acid sequence MTQLNITINLDQLKEEVENSTLGSPVKASLTLILNSLMEKERDEYINAIPYERSEDRTGQRNGYYSRELMTGAGGLTLKVPRTRDGEFSTTIFEKYNRCDQALVLSMIEMVVNGVSTRKVTKIVEELCGKSVSKSQVSNLLKSLDPIVNEWRNRPLNVHYYPYLYVDAMYIKVRENNKVVSKAVHIACGITQDGHREIIGLKVTHGESVRSWTAFFEDLKGRGIQSPKMVISDAHKGLVASIQETFLGTSWQRCYFHFSRNIVDAMPKKGSEEAKHELKAIFRVPEVALARDLKEKFVQKYETVKGFTKAVQILDEGFEDAIQFHAYPSEHHISLRTTNMLERLNREVRRREKVIQIFPNDQSAIRLIGSVLMDIDEKWTNQKKPFLKQN; translated from the coding sequence ATGACCCAACTCAATATTACTATAAATTTGGACCAACTAAAAGAGGAAGTAGAGAACAGTACACTAGGTTCTCCTGTGAAAGCGTCTTTGACCCTTATTCTTAATTCATTGATGGAAAAAGAAAGAGATGAATACATTAATGCCATACCTTACGAGCGCTCGGAAGACCGTACGGGACAGCGTAACGGGTATTATTCCCGTGAACTCATGACTGGCGCAGGTGGTCTCACCCTTAAGGTCCCTCGTACGAGAGACGGAGAATTTTCCACGACCATCTTTGAAAAATACAACCGATGTGACCAGGCATTAGTTCTGTCTATGATTGAAATGGTTGTTAATGGCGTTTCCACACGCAAAGTAACTAAGATTGTGGAAGAATTATGCGGGAAGAGTGTCTCGAAATCACAGGTCTCTAACTTGTTAAAATCCCTGGATCCCATTGTAAACGAATGGCGAAACCGCCCACTTAACGTGCATTACTACCCGTACTTATACGTGGACGCTATGTATATTAAAGTTCGTGAGAACAATAAAGTAGTTTCCAAAGCCGTCCATATTGCTTGTGGGATTACTCAGGATGGGCATCGGGAAATCATAGGGCTTAAAGTTACTCATGGCGAATCTGTACGCAGCTGGACTGCTTTCTTTGAGGATCTTAAGGGAAGAGGCATTCAGTCTCCTAAAATGGTGATCTCCGATGCCCACAAGGGGCTAGTCGCCTCCATTCAGGAAACATTTCTGGGCACGTCCTGGCAGCGCTGTTATTTTCACTTTTCCAGAAATATCGTTGATGCCATGCCCAAGAAAGGCAGCGAAGAAGCCAAACATGAACTTAAAGCCATTTTTAGAGTGCCTGAAGTGGCCCTTGCCCGGGATCTCAAAGAAAAGTTTGTGCAAAAGTACGAAACAGTAAAAGGATTTACAAAAGCAGTTCAGATATTAGATGAAGGATTCGAGGATGCCATTCAATTTCACGCTTATCCAAGTGAGCACCATATCAGTTTGCGCACTACCAATATGCTTGAACGCTTAAACCGTGAGGTTCGAAGAAGAGAAAAAGTCATTCAAATCTTTCCAAATGACCAATCGGCCATCCGACTAATCGGGTCTGTTCTAATGGACATCGACGAGAAATGGACGAACCAAAAAAAGCCTTTCCTTAAGCAAAATTAA
- the ptsG gene encoding glucose-specific PTS transporter subunit IIBC: protein MFKRAFGQLQRIGKSLMLPVAILPAAGLLLAFGNAMRNQNMVNLMPFLENDFFTGLATMMESAGGIIFDNLALIFALGVAVGLTNGAGVAALAALVGYLVMNVTMGVMGGLTLEQVVSGENPAYALVLGIPTLQTGVFGGIIIGALAAWAYNRFYTIELPAFLGFFAGKRFVPIVTAFSAFFVGVALFFIWPPIQTGMNNFSQFLMEEAMAVAVFFFGFVKRLLIPFGLHHIFHAPFWFEFGMYTNAAGEIVRGDMNIFFAQLRDGVELTAGHFMAGEFPIMMFGLPAAALAMYHQARPENKKLVGGLLGSAALTSFLTGITEPIEFSFLFLSPLLFFIHAVLDGISFVILYYLNINMGYTFSGGAIDFFLFGVVPGREPWWIVILVGLVFAVIYYFLFTFMIKKFNLMTPGREKNDDAVQGGAKKGKGGNTELPYNVLKALGGKENLTHLDACITRLRVSVADIDKVQKDRLKELGASGVMQVDKNIQAIFGPRSETIKGQIEDIISGKTPVVEEEPETPVSPPPAEASVEDMQIAVPMAGKVVPISEVPDKMFAEKMMGDGFAIDPSEADGKITVTAPASGTIVNLFPTKHAIGLQADNGKEILIHVGIDTVNLKGKGFEALIEQGQTVDTGQPLLEVDLGVVKNEATSSVTPIVFTNLADDEYVVIEKEGSAEAGETNRVRIAKK from the coding sequence ATGTTTAAAAGAGCATTTGGACAGCTGCAGCGTATCGGTAAATCACTGATGCTGCCAGTTGCTATCCTTCCGGCTGCCGGTTTGCTGCTCGCTTTCGGTAACGCTATGAGAAACCAGAACATGGTCAATCTTATGCCGTTCCTGGAAAATGACTTTTTCACTGGCCTGGCAACAATGATGGAATCTGCCGGCGGAATAATTTTTGATAACTTAGCACTTATCTTCGCCCTCGGGGTCGCCGTTGGTTTAACTAACGGGGCAGGTGTTGCCGCACTGGCAGCTCTCGTCGGTTACCTCGTTATGAACGTTACCATGGGAGTAATGGGCGGCCTGACACTTGAGCAGGTAGTATCAGGGGAAAACCCTGCCTACGCCCTCGTCCTCGGTATCCCAACACTCCAGACTGGTGTATTTGGGGGTATCATTATCGGTGCCCTGGCAGCCTGGGCATATAACCGGTTTTACACGATTGAACTGCCGGCATTTTTAGGATTCTTTGCCGGTAAACGATTTGTGCCGATTGTAACTGCATTTTCTGCTTTCTTTGTCGGTGTGGCCCTGTTCTTTATCTGGCCTCCGATCCAGACAGGAATGAATAACTTCTCCCAATTCCTTATGGAAGAAGCGATGGCTGTCGCTGTATTCTTCTTCGGTTTTGTAAAACGTTTATTAATTCCATTTGGTCTCCACCATATTTTCCACGCTCCGTTCTGGTTCGAATTCGGTATGTATACGAACGCGGCGGGAGAAATTGTCCGTGGAGATATGAATATTTTCTTCGCCCAGCTTCGTGACGGCGTTGAGCTTACTGCGGGACACTTCATGGCTGGGGAATTCCCAATCATGATGTTCGGTCTGCCGGCTGCGGCCCTTGCCATGTACCACCAGGCCCGTCCGGAAAATAAAAAGCTTGTAGGAGGATTATTAGGTTCTGCGGCACTTACCTCTTTCTTAACAGGTATCACAGAGCCAATCGAATTCTCCTTCCTGTTCCTGTCACCGCTTCTGTTCTTTATCCATGCGGTGCTTGATGGAATATCTTTCGTGATTCTGTACTACCTGAATATAAATATGGGGTACACGTTCTCCGGAGGAGCTATCGACTTCTTCCTGTTCGGAGTGGTACCTGGCCGTGAGCCTTGGTGGATTGTTATTCTCGTCGGTCTTGTATTCGCGGTTATTTACTACTTCCTGTTCACATTCATGATCAAGAAGTTCAACCTGATGACTCCAGGCCGTGAGAAAAATGACGATGCTGTTCAAGGGGGCGCTAAGAAAGGCAAGGGCGGGAACACAGAACTTCCTTATAACGTTCTTAAAGCTCTGGGCGGAAAAGAAAACCTGACTCACTTAGATGCTTGTATTACTCGTCTGCGTGTTTCTGTAGCGGATATTGATAAAGTCCAGAAAGACCGTCTGAAAGAGCTTGGCGCTTCCGGTGTGATGCAAGTAGACAAGAACATCCAGGCTATTTTCGGCCCTCGTTCTGAAACAATCAAAGGGCAGATTGAAGATATCATCTCCGGAAAAACTCCGGTAGTGGAAGAAGAACCAGAAACACCTGTTTCACCTCCTCCTGCAGAAGCGTCTGTAGAAGATATGCAGATTGCAGTTCCTATGGCAGGTAAGGTAGTTCCTATCTCAGAAGTACCTGACAAAATGTTTGCTGAAAAAATGATGGGTGACGGCTTTGCTATCGATCCTTCCGAGGCAGACGGCAAAATTACCGTAACTGCTCCGGCATCTGGAACAATCGTTAACCTGTTCCCGACGAAACACGCGATCGGCCTTCAGGCAGATAACGGCAAGGAAATCCTGATTCATGTTGGTATCGATACTGTTAACCTGAAAGGAAAAGGTTTCGAAGCTCTTATCGAACAAGGTCAGACAGTTGATACAGGCCAGCCTTTATTAGAAGTGGACCTCGGCGTGGTGAAAAACGAAGCAACATCTTCTGTGACACCAATCGTCTTCACGAACTTAGCTGACGATGAATATGTTGTCATCGAAAAAGAAGGCTCTGCAGAAGCAGGAGAAACAAACCGCGTACGTATCGCGAAAAAATAA